Below is a genomic region from Verrucomicrobiia bacterium.
TTGGGAGAGCGGGAGGCGGAGATTTTTTACCGTGGAAAAAAATTACCCGCTCCGGCCGGGATGAAGAAGGCTGGAATCAAACCGCTTGAATTGGAGGCGAAGGAGGCGCTTTCCTTCATCAATGGCACGGCGGTGAGCTTGGCTCTGGCAGCATTTGTTCTCCTCTGGGCGAAAAAACTCCTGAAAGTTTCGGAGCTTGTTTCGGCGTTGAGCCTGGAGGCAATTCGGGGAGAGTTGTCTCCGTTTGATGTTCGTCTCAATTCCGCCCGGAAGCAGAAGGGGCAGATGGAAGTCGCCCGGGATATTTTGCGCTTTGTTTCCGGAAGTCAACGAATGACAGAAGCGGCGCGGATGGAAAATTTGCCAGACGAACGGGTTTCAAAAAGCGGCAAGACGTCGCGCGTGCAGGATGCCTATTCCTTCCGCTGCATTCCGCAGGTGTATGGCACCGTTTTGGATACATTGGAATTTGCAGAGCAGATTATCGAAAGGGAGTTGAACGCCGCCACGGATAATCCTTTGGTTTTTGAAGAAAAAGGGAACTTGATTTCGCTTTCGGGCGGAAATTTTCACGCCGAGCCGCTGGCGCTTGTTGCCGATTTTGTCGGCATCGCTTTATGTGAAATAGCCAATATGGCCGAACGAAGGATATTCTCCTTGTTGTCGCCCCTGCTCAGTTTCGGCCTCAAACCGGAGCTTGTCGGCGTGGAGCCGGGGCTGAATTCCGGTCTCATGCTTGTTCAGTACACGGCGGCGGCGCGGGTGGCGGAAAACCGGATTCTGGCCCATCCGGCCTCCGTGGACAACATCACCACGGCGGG
It encodes:
- a CDS encoding histidine ammonia-lyase, with amino-acid sequence MLTLDGKSLRLSDLPEVISGKTKVRISPAAKGKLAAIREKLEKQFLSKNSPVAYGINTGVGRLKDWRLSPEKQQEFQRNLIVSHSTGVGEYLSPEVTRVVLLFRANSLLTGFSGVRPAVPEKLLEFLNAGLLPAIPSVGSLGASGDLAPLAHVAACLLGEREAEIFYRGKKLPAPAGMKKAGIKPLELEAKEALSFINGTAVSLALAAFVLLWAKKLLKVSELVSALSLEAIRGELSPFDVRLNSARKQKGQMEVARDILRFVSGSQRMTEAARMENLPDERVSKSGKTSRVQDAYSFRCIPQVYGTVLDTLEFAEQIIERELNAATDNPLVFEEKGNLISLSGGNFHAEPLALVADFVGIALCEIANMAERRIFSLLSPLLSFGLKPELVGVEPGLNSGLMLVQYTAAARVAENRILAHPASVDNITTAGNQEDHVSLAVTAGLKAQKILENTEEVVGLELLAAAQGIDVSEPFLRNYRLGKVTGRLHTAVRGKIPYLNEDRYLGSDIKKTIELVRSEEIFRMAQDG